Proteins encoded in a region of the Marmota flaviventris isolate mMarFla1 chromosome 3, mMarFla1.hap1, whole genome shotgun sequence genome:
- the Ccdc25 gene encoding coiled-coil domain-containing protein 25 isoform X3, producing the protein MVFYFTSSSVNSSAYTIYMGKDKYENEDLIKYGWPEDIWFHVDKLSSAHVYLRLHKGEKIEDIPKEVLMDCAHLVKANSIQGKNYDGGEKSE; encoded by the exons ATGGTGTTCTACTTCACTAGCAGCAGCG TTAATTCATCTGCTTACACTATTTACATGGGAAAGGATAAATATGAAA ATGAAGATCTGATAAAGTATGGCTGGCCTGAAGATATTTG GTTTCATGTGGACAAACTCTCTTCAGCTCACGTATACCTTCGATTACATAAG ggagagaaaatagaagacattCCAAAGGAAGTGCTGATGGACTGTGCCCACCTTGTGAAGGCCAATAGCATTCAAG GTAAAAATTATGACGGTGGAGAAAAAAGTGAATGA